In a single window of the Balaenoptera acutorostrata chromosome 3, mBalAcu1.1, whole genome shotgun sequence genome:
- the CHAC1 gene encoding glutathione-specific gamma-glutamylcyclotransferase 1: MKQESAAQNTPPASPPPSQHPQDDCDPQALWIFGYGSLVWRPDFTYSDSRVGFVRGYSRRFWQGDTFHRGSDKMPGRVVTLLEDREGCTWGVAYQVQGEQVNEALKYLNVREAVLGSYDTKEVTFYPQDTPDQPLKALAYVATPQNPGYLGPAPEEAIATQILACRGFSGHNLEYLLRLADFMQLCGPQAQDEHLAAIVDAVGTMLPCFCPTEQALALV, translated from the exons ATGAAGCAGGAGTCTGCAGCTCAGAACACCCCGCCCGCCTCACCGCCTCCCTCGCAGCACCCCCAGGACGACTGCGACCCCCAAGCGTTGTGGATTTTCGGGTACGGCTCCCTGGTGTGGAGGCCCGACTTCACCTACAGCGACAGCCGTGTGGGCTTCGTGCGCGGCTACAGTCGCCGCTTCTGGCAGGGAGACACCTTCCATCGGGGCAGCGACAAGATG CCTGGTCGTGTGGTGACCCTCCTTGAAGATCGTGAG GGCTGCACTTGGGGTGTGGCGTACCAGGTGCAAGGTGAGCAGGTGAATGAGGCCCTGAAGTACCTGAATGTGCGGGAGGCAGTGCTTGGCAGCTATGATACCAAGGAGGTCACCTTCTACCCTCAAGATACCCCTGACCAACCACTCAAGGCATTGGCCTACGTGGCCACCCCGCAGAACCCTGGTTACCTGGGCCCTGCGCCTGAGGAGGCCATCGCTACGCAGATCCTGGCCTGCCGAGGCTTCTCTGGCCACAACCTTGAGTACTTGCTGCGCCTGGCAGACTTCATGCAGCTTTGTGGGCCCCAGGCACAGGACGAGCACCTAGCAGCCATCGTGGATGCTGTAGGCACCATGCTGCCCTGCTTCTGCCCCACTGAGCAGGCTTTGGCACTGGTCTGA